taccatttacaaggCCACATTAATACAGAAATTTGCAGCTATTCACCAGCTTTCAACCACTTACTTCAGCTTTTTAAGATCGGTTGTGGCAGACATTCGAGGAATCTGAACCTTACACCTGGACCTTGCGCTTCTTGGTGTTTGCAGGGTCTGATGTTTTTTGCCCTACAGCTCATCTAGCATTTTCATCCCTTCCtttttggaattgttttttttggaggtttATGAAGTTTGATCTTGGTTTTACTTGGGTCCATTTTGGGAAGAAAAGGCTGTGGTTTTgtattttccttcatttcttttgtccatgtctgtaacgTTCATTAAGGTAGTTGACCTTCATCTTTAGATTATATGTATATTGttaacttaatacatttcttaatcaGGTTGAGTAGAACATTTTGATGAGATTTAATCAAACAgattgctctgcctatcaacaaatcCAGTGATTTAACGAATtactaaattaaatcaaataaatacattttgtcgGCTAAGTCAGATGATTTAACTGTTGATACACTTATGGGCAGAGTGCCCGACCTTAAACAAGTGTTGACTGTTTAAACTGCAGGATTCAGAACTGAAACTTTTTACTCGGTCCTCACTAAGACAACACTTAAATGAGTAgtaattatgcaacagtgatgtgTAATTAATTCCAGTGTTTATTATCTGgtatgtataatatattttaccTCATCGCAATTCAATTTTTCACTTGCTATCCTGTCTAAATTCTGGATCTGCTCCAGTGTGTCATTTTCCTAAATTACCTTAGACGACTTTCACCACCCCCTTCACAAGAAGGGGTGTGGTGTACGCAGCCAGCTATATTGATATTGACATTAGCTGGCTCCCTTCCCTCACTTCTCTGACACAAAGGGAACCATGAGAGAAACTTAGTGACAGGGAGGATCCTAACAATCTCCCACAAAGCCACACTGTTGCATTGTGGACTAGTGAGGCTTTTAGCATAGCAAAAATCTCTTGATAAAGGAAAAACCCTTCACTTGTTCCAAAGGGGCTGAAACAAATAATTGATAATAGTTGGTGCTACAGCGAGTTGACGACAGTCATATTAAACTGCACTGTGCCTGCTGCGGCAATATCACCATGTGATGAAACCGAAATATATGTCCTGGGACCTACCTGAGCTTGGAAGTAAACTCTCCTAAGAGGGTTCATATTCTTACATGAATATATGCAGAATGGAAAAACCAACGATTCAATACTTAACATATCCGATCAGCAGCCTTGCTCTCGTCCTGCTCCTGACAATATTAGTGCCACAAGACCTATAGTGCAATTATTCTCTACGCAGTTACAGAGAATGTGAAGACAGAAGAGGGCGAGCTTGGAAAAGCTCTTGCTGTTGACTGCATTGTCATACATGTTGTATTTTCAAATCTaacagcacattaaaaatgGCAGCATATATCCAAATATGAGCTGGTTACACAACTTGATCTGAAACACCTGCCTGGGCACCTTCTGAGTTTCCTTCCACAAAATACAACTAAAAGTCTAAACTTAGTCTAAAATCATTCTGATGCCCATTTTCATAGTGTAGcccatctttattttttatgcaactTAATTAAGTCAGTACAAGTTAGTTTGTTATCTGGAAATAACCACATATTCTAAAAACCATCATTTGaatcttaaaatgaaaaaagacaatttATATTCTGTGAACATGGAATGATATTTTCCATGAATGTTCAAAGCTCAACCATGTTAAGCACTCAACATTCCTGGGTTTATCAGAAGGTAAGCAGAGGGCATTTTATGGGATTCCTGGGGTTCAGTCTCTTAATAGGTATAAACTGCTGCAATTCAAACCCATATCTAAAAAGCAGTTAATGCAGTTCCAAGTTTagtcaattttgttttgaaattatgACCACACAGAATGGCATACTGTTTTGAGTGAGCAAGCATACACTTGACATCTCCCttgcaaatgtaaatgataaatgctTGACACACATGCACCTTGACTGTCCCCTTAGATCTCTTGGGCAAAAAAATTGTACTagactgtacatacagtatatacatctCAAAAAGCTTGTGCCCCATGTCTAGGGCAAAGAAAGTTGCAAGCCAATGGTTTAACTGAGGTATCATCTTCAACCCATGGGGGCTATGACCTCAACCTCTGTTTAATACGCCACTGCCTGAAAAGCACATGGCTCCTGAGTATTTTATGCGCACATGCCATGGGAAGCAGAATAACTATTTTCAGTGTAAGGTGTTACCAGGCTATGGTTTACCACTAAAAATGGTAGATTAACATGTATCAAGGTACACTAtcttaaagatttttaaaattttgatggtaaaagatatatttttcatgAACCTGTTGGAAGTAAAAATGGTTAAACTTTACTTTGTTCAAACCACAAATGAAATGGCAATCATTACACACTAGCCACTGCCATTGGCAGAACACAAGTAACACCTTAAAGCAATTTATTACAACAGGGATGTTTGCAGAAAGGGGTTTTAAGTCGAGAAACCCAAACTTGTCTGGACCCAACAGTTCTACAAAAGAAAGTCTGCATGTGCCATTTGTGTCTGTACATCGCCAGCGACTTTCCAACACTAAATACAAGGTTTTGATTTGCTTATGGTACTGTTAAACCTTGTTATTCCTCTGATGCTATAATTTCACACTTCAATCCAATTAAGCTTGCCATTTTAAACATGGGACACAGAGGACTATTAGCAGGGTTAGAATTCACACATATAGTAGCAACTGATTGTTCCACACAGAACAATCGtatttctttcagaaaaatTATGCCGTAGTGCTGCTGCAAAACTAAAATGGGAGAACGTCACCACAATGGCAAACGGCATGTTTTATAGCATGGGAAAGAGACTGATCTGTGTGCTGAGCTATTCAAAATATATTGGATGTAGGCAGATGTAGATTTCCTAAGATTAAAAATctcacaccacacccccctctAACCCACCCAAAACACCAAGCCCCCAACACTTCAGAGAAAAACTTCAGGGAACAAAACATGCTTGGGTGGTCAGGTCACCTGACGGGATCCTGTGGATGGCCCAAAAATGTTTGACTTATTTATTAAAGCAAATCCTATATAAATGATCCAGGGACCACTTAAAAAGTACCTTGGATCCAACAGCTCAGCGGAACCACAAGGGGGGAGGGCAACCCACCAGCAAGTCCACCTTTTCTGACACTTTCAGAAATGCATCAAAAATATCTTCATTACTATAAAACAGATTGTGTCAGGTCTTaagtttaaaacattaaaaaatatataggccaCCACAGAACTTAAAAAGGCCCTGTGCCTCTCACTTAATATAATACAGTAACATTTTAAACTCACTTTTTGGTAAATTTGCCAACTGTAAAGTccttaaaattaaattgaaatcaaTTGAAAGGGAAGCAAGCAAGCAGCAGAGACTGAGCTAACTGACACACACTCTTCACACCTATATttgcaaatgcatattttcaagCAGCAGTACAAAAGGTATTCATGAAGAATGCATAatctctgaaaaaaatactgtatgaaAACATCCCTGCTACCATGTTTCTAAATACAAAACTTCTACCAATTTGCTTCAGAGTAGCAagaagtcctttttttttttttttttaaacagataatATTCAGTCCTCTGGTGTGAATGGTATGGATGAcagtcttcctttttttaagctGAAGGATCCATAAGCATGCAAGCCTCGTAGAGGAGGGCCCGGAGGGGCTCAAGGTTCGGCTGATGGTGGCTTCTTTTAGGCCAGGGCTGGGAAAGCCTCTGGGTCATCCACATTGGGGACTGACACTCCACTAGGCTGtgaaaagacagagggagagaagctgTCATAAGTACCATTTCTATAGAAGAGCCCACTTTAACATCTAGCATAAGACCAAGAACAGTCCCAAGTTAACTGGAGTTGACCCAACTGGGGCTCTATCCTCCTACCTTGTCAGGTCTGCCCCCGCGGGTTGGCCTGTTGGCGCCACCACCGCTgctgccaccgccgccgccaccaccaccaccagcagcaccaccgCCACCACGCCCTCCCCTTCCGCCACGGGGTCCGCCACGGCCACGCCCAGGACGACCTAGATCTCCAAAGTTGATCTCCAACtgggatgtgatgtcattggccgGCTTCCGGAAGTGGTGCTCTCCGGTTGGATCATCAGCAGGGACCTGAGATAGAggggaacacacatgcacgcgcacgcgcatgcgcgcgcacacacacacacacacacacacacacacacacacacacacgtacacagtgCTCAAACACCTTCAGGCCCAGCACCTTAGCCAATCATCTGAGATATAAACAGCTTTTTGATAAAATGACAACGGTTAATTCAAGCTGTTCAGAAACCTCCGCAATGTCTTCTCTATGGGCGCTTATGGGTTTTAAGCATGCATGTTGCCAAGTCTGAAAGGGCTCTCCAACATTTTACATCAGCAAGCCGCTAAAGGTTACTTCAGTGCAGGTGATCGTTCAGCTGGCATGTAATTTTCTCAAGCAAAAGTGAGGACAATGCATACAAACATGGGGCTTGGAGGTTTTGACAGGCTGTTGATTAGACTTGGAAAATTCATGCTCAAACAGAACCATGCTCACTCTGAAGCACAGAATAGTAAAAGCACAGCTCAAGTCAATAAGCCACCAAGTTGGAGATGCAGCGGCGATGAATCAGTACTTTCGGATATCAGGCAAACTTGGGAAAAGTATGGAGGAATGTGAATGCAACTGCTTACGCCGAGGGGAAGCATCTTTCCGACAAGCATCTTTGGCATAGCATAAAACCGTGTGTGAGCATTTACCGAGTGAGTAGATGTACAGAACAAAACACATAAATTAGCAGTCAGTTATCACCCAACAGACATCAAGTTGTACTTGCAAAAGAGTTGTTTGCGTTGGTGCCATAAGCAGACCAGTGGAAAATGAATGCAAGGGAATATAAACACCTTCTGGTAGACCACTGGCTCTGGCTCAATCTCAGGAGTGTCGATCAAAGTACCAGCAGGTCTCTGTTTGAGGAAAAAGGCCAGGAAAAGATTTAGTTCATAATAGTataatactgtaataataataacttaacAAATACTAACTGGCTATTGTAACTAACTTTAACGAGTTAAATGAGTCTTGCTATGTAAACCTGagcaaaaaaaactatatattatTAGGCACTGGGATCTGGATTTTTCAATCCAATTTAATGTTCGAGAACCCTGTAAAATGTTACTTTCTCATTGTAAACCAGCAAATGTTCAAAGTACAATCAAATTCCACAGGTGAAAATTTATAAgtgcatataaaaataaaaatacacttagACCCTGATACAGTGCTATGAACATGCTAGGCGTCACGCTTACTTCGTCGCTCTTAGACTTGTGCAGGACATATCCCTTTTTCCAATCAGCACCCTCGTTGGCCTTGCGAATGTTGAACTCAACCTTGGCTCGCTCTTTGTCCTGCATGGCCTTCCATTCATCCAGAGTCATCTCCTTGGGTCCTTCCTCTTTGACCTCCTCAACCTCATTCTCCCTGGAACACAAGCCACAACACTGCTGGGAACCGGAATCAACGCCCTTTGGTGGAACGCGATACGGCATGTGATGGACTGGGATATCACTGGAAACACTGTCAGACATGTTCAGTGACTAAATACCAAGCAGAAATGGAACATCAGGAGGGCTCCACTCACTTGTTCTCAGAGTCCGCAGGGGgggcctcctctccctcagcagTCTCCTCGGTGACGTTGGACTGATCAAGCTCactaaagtttaaaaaataacagtcaTCCATGCAATATGGCATCAGTTCTGCATAATGGTAAAATTGCCACAGTGATTTCCATCAGTGGAATTTAGTGAAAATGTCCATTTATTAGCATGTACCAAAGAATGAGAGAATATTGCCGGTAACACATGGACCCATCAGTATCAGAAACACGGCATTTTTCAGGCTACTTTACTGAATTATTATAACTATGGAACATTAAGACTGTCACTTAAGCCACTTCATGAGATCGGAGTTTAACCATTTTAATAATCTGAATTTGTGTCAACACAATGAACAACATGCTATTACTTAATCCAGGTATCTTATATGTCCCATGATTCATAATCAAATCATGAAAACACCACTTAGGTATTCCAGGTAAATACATCTTAACAGCCACAATTTGAAATTTGCTGTGAATTACGACACCCCAGAACATCTAACGatattaagtaaataaaacaacTTTGCTGTATAACCCACAAATCTATCAATAAGTATATTTCTCTTTGAAACGGACACAACTCAAAAcaacaatgtaaataacagaTTTATGGTATGAAATTGCAACAGTATTCTACTAAAGTGGTTAATCCAACATGCATCTGTAACATCACGCTATTACCTATACTTGAATTGTAGATGACCATTTATCACTTGTAATCGCACTTGCAATGAAATACTACTGCTCAATAGCTTAATGCTAGTAAAACGTGCAGATCGCCTACCTCAGCTCATCCTTGACAGTGCCCCAGTTGTGAGACCCACTGCCGCCACGCTTTTCCTCAGGTTTCAGGCTGCTGAAACAAAAGCCAAAAGTCACTTAGCTCTGAGATGACAGCCAGAAACCCAAGTGCTCAGAACTGGATCCTCCCTTTCATGCACAccgcagagagagcgagaagagGCACAATTAACGAATGACTTACGATCGGTCGCTTCCGCTGTGTCGGTCAAATTCGCGCTTTCCACGAGAGTCAAACCCATCGCCCCTGCCCATGCCCCGCCCGCGGCCACCACGCCCCCCGCGGCCGCCACCACGGCCTCTCATGGGCCGGTCTCCGGCAGACCTGATTgggagaggaagcagaggaagaaCAGTGAGCTGGAAAAGCACACATCTCCTCCCACATAACCAATAACACCTTGTGATCGTGTGTTCAACTTTAAACACAGGTACATTgctttcattaacatttttttaaaataaacattagtGTCTTTCCCTTTACCACACCACTGTGCAACTCAAGTGACAGTATGACAGCATGAGATAACTATGAGATGGGgataaatgtgcatttaggGAATGTGGTGCACATTAGGAACCAGCAATATTGGAATATCAATATATTGAGGGCAAATATCTAAATAATTGAATATGGCCTGGTAACAATaaacttaattatttttctattcTATGTTCCATTTCCCAcatgatttataaatatataatgttttttaagtATTGACATAATATTTGATAACACAGGGAAAATTCTCACTTGGAAAATTGAGTGCAGACTTAGGCATGCTATGTGCACCCGACTCAAAATCATATCCCAATTCAGACTTGCGTGCAACTTGTCAAAAAGGGTCTGGCACACCCTCTCAATGCCAACTGATTATCTGAATATTGATGGGAAATTAAGCTGTGCATTGTATATTACGTACAGGTCCTTGTTTTATTCAGACCACAGGATCGGAAGATAAAGTACCGGCCATTGATCGCCACTGAGTCAATTCTATTTTGATGTAGCTAAAGTAAAATCCAATCTCTAGTGTAAATTGTcttagtgtttaaaaaaatttgtgcTAGTGTTTACGAGAGGGATGGTTACTCTTCTgagtttataaaataaacaagaaaaaacaggcTAGGTTTATATTTGGATACGTCCGTTTGGATTCAGTTTTAAGCATGTGTAAATTAGCTGCAAGGaggactgcaaaaataaaatctgatgaCAGACTATTACGGTTTTATTGGCAATGGCCTACACTTTACCGATTTACCCTCGATACTCCCAGAAAACAGTGAGCACACAAGTGTGGTATCATGAGCAACATAAAGtctttaaacaattaaatgtcTGGCTGTTGGCTAGCAAGCAAGTGCTAGTTAGTTGGTTGCTTAGCTAGCTATGTGTAAACGGTGTCCCTTTAGTGTGCTATTGAAACCAAGATTATATTAGGGTGGGATTAGGTTGAATGATACTGCTGGATTAAGGTTATTCATCTATGACAGTTTTTAATTGAAGGACTGTTCCGAAGCAATATGTATGCTGTATTCAATATAGGTGAAATTGCCAGTCACAATATCAATTATGAGCTTCACGTTAAGATATACCAAAATACTGCTGGACCCTAGTGCCCATACATCTGCGGTGGCCTCTTTTTCAAGATACATTTACCTGGTATAAGGTGTATTTAGtcctgtgaaaaagaaaaaaatagttcaagagccaaaatggcaatCAAATGTAGTGTGGGTTCGACATTTCAAACCTAGTTAAGCAAACACAGAACCAACACTAATATAACCACAAAAACCAGAGTCCTACTAAATACAGGAATTATTCTCTGCTGAACTTTCTACTGGATGCTCGACCCACCATGGACCAcgaggataaaaaaaataatgcggCCAATACAAACAGGTTCTCTGCTGTATCTGACTCCATCTCTCTGTCACTGAGGCTTCTAATGCTGCCCCAACTGCATTCTAGGCACTCACTTCTCCACTGAAAACTCGCCGCCCTCCGGCTTTTCATCGGAGGGTTTATCGAAGCGCCGTTCGCGAGGGGGCCTCCTGTCAGGCCTCCTGTCGCTGGGGCGACCCTCGCCTGGGCCGCCCTGCTGCTGAGAGCCTGGCTGTCCCTGCTGCGGGGTCTGTTGGTCAGGCCTCCTGCCCACTCTCCTGATACCTGAAACAAAAGCAAGCCCCACTTAGAACCttccacacacagaaagcagaataaaaatgccggtgggaaatgaaaaagaaaaaagaaaaaaatttaaaaacatgcaactTCACCAGCTATACAATATCTTGAAGAAAATGTTACCACAAAATTGCCAAAAGGTTCAACCCTGAATTTCTACAATCTTTCTGGCACTTTCAAACACACCGCTTATAAACCTGCAGTGATGATCATGGGCTTGCTAAACAAAATTCCTTACGTGCTGTCCGTAAATGCATAATAAAAGTGAACCATATTCTAATAACTTGAAAATCCCCAAACAGCTGTAGGAAGATATATAATGAAGTTAACTAGATGAAATCACTGAATTTGGATTGCAGTCGCTGGAATGTGAATTAACATATGATGGGCTATGAAAATGACCAGTAAATTGGCTTGCCAAAGACAATAAAATCGATCAGACTTTAATATTGAGAATGAGAAATGCCTCATTTATTGAAGCTAACTTGGTGTGGTAACAATAGTCACGCTTACCAGCTTAATTTCAGATACTGTAACTTGCCATCATGGAAGGGGGTTAGCAAATCGCCTCCCCCACCAAAATAGACGTGAGCCAGTGTAAGATACCAACAGCTGCTGGCACGTTCGGGTGTGCACCTGTTTGGACTTCTCACACGTTACCAAATCCGATTCAAAATTCGAATTACTTAAAACGCTTCAAATTGAATTCCGCTAGCTAGGTAATGTTAATGAAGGTTCTCTGTGTTTCATACTCACACAGAATTAATGCGAGTGGGCCCTGGTTGTACCATTCCTGTGTTGTTCTTGCAAGCAAACTAATTTTATGTGAAAATGCGTCTAATAATCAGATAGCTGGTTGGCTGATCGGCTAGCTGACTTGGCGACCCAACCTAGCTTACTTGCACACCACGCCTATCGTTTCTGCAATTAGCTACCAACAATACTTTGCAAGATATTAGCAAGCCAACTCAGCTAGCTACTTTCAATTCGAAGTAGCAAGTCGATGAACCGGTTAGCCACTGAATAACACTAACCGCGTAATAAGTTTAATTGCTAGTCAGTCGTAAAAAACATACTGAAAAATATCACTTGAAACGTGCTGACATCACTGCCCAGTTAAGTGTATGGGAGGAATGCAGCTCGCAGGTGTTGTGACAGTTCAccagctagctacctagctagccaACCCTCAAAATTCCACCACGCGGTTGGTCCCACAACGACGGTGCAGAGTCGGGCCTTTCAGTTGACCACCCATTTTATGCCCTATTTCAACGTTACAGCTCCGAGATGAAACTAGATCATTCCGATCCATGCATAGACCTCGCCAGTTAGCAGTTTTGTTTAACACTATGTCGATTAGACAGCTAACGTTGCAATTTTCACAGGTAACttaaactagctagctaaaaacaGGGCCATTTGTATTCAGGTCCCCGCTTGGCAAGTGCATAGATTCGTTTTGTCAAATATGAGAGCAACTGAAAATGACACTTTAAGGCTAATACTGTAGCTCGGCAAAATATAAGTTGGGCGCTAAAGCTGCAACGGGTTGACAATAGAGACTCGTTGTTGACCTCATGGGGGGTTAGCCATACAGTAAATACCCTGAAAGCCAGCATTGAACACCAGACCCTTCGTGTTTTCAAGTATGCGGAGCAACCATTTCTGGAAAACGGCTTACCCTCTTTCTTTAGTGGGACTTGAGGCTGTGTTTCTTCCTTCTTGTCCAGAAGTGGGTTCTTCCTGTCCTTCTGCGACTCTTTTTTGGGCTGCTTAGCAGCTTGGGCAGCGGTCTTGGCGGCACTAGGAGCGGCTCCGTCCTTCTTCTTCTCAGCCTCTTTTAAGACCTCGAACGGGTCGGATTCATCATCAAATAGCTGGTCGAACCGATTGGTTACGACACAGCCGAAACCTTCTTGCAGATGCCCGGGCATGATGGCGCCCCTTCAGCGGGATTCTCCTCCGATTCTACGAGGCTTGAAGCGCACAGCTTGCTAGATGCTGCCACAAGATGGCCGGGAAAGAGACCTCTTCTCTTCCGGCGTGATAGACATCCGGGACTTCAATTTAGGCGCCGTGTGGGGCGTGTAGTCTTATCTTTACGCAGAGTGCCAGGATACAGTGTGAAGGTGCGCACCCGAAAACTACTAGTTCCAACAGTGTTGCGTCTCATTCTATTCTTGAAAGGAGTAGCTCTGAAGCGAACTGTCAGTGTCATTATGTTGCGGACGAGCGGCCGCTTGCAAGCTAAAACAGATCATGTAGCATTGTTCACAAGTAGAACTGAACGTATAGCCTTGTTCGGCAAAATGTTGGTACCGTTCATAATTGCAGCTAGTTCAATAACATGTTTTAACAGACGTCTCAGCCATAAGGAAAGAGTAGTACGGAAGTTAACAAGTGTCAGCTATTCTATTAGGAAAGATAaaaattgcaaatgaaaaaaaaattaaaataaaaagtaacgtTTATAAAGACagtgtattgtaatgtaattagtATTGTAATCTAGATTATCTGTAATTAATGATTGTTGAAAACC
This is a stretch of genomic DNA from Anguilla rostrata isolate EN2019 chromosome 4, ASM1855537v3, whole genome shotgun sequence. It encodes these proteins:
- the serbp1a gene encoding SERPINE1 mRNA binding protein 1a isoform X2 codes for the protein MPGHLQEGFGCVVTNRFDQLFDDESDPFEVLKEAEKKKDGAAPSAAKTAAQAAKQPKKESQKDRKNPLLDKKEETQPQVPLKKEGIRRVGRRPDQQTPQQGQPGSQQQGGPGEGRPSDRRPDRRPPRERRFDKPSDEKPEGGEFSVEKSAGDRPMRGRGGGRGGRGGRGRGMGRGDGFDSRGKREFDRHSGSDRSLKPEEKRGGSGSHNWGTVKDELSELDQSNVTEETAEGEEAPPADSENKENEVEEVKEEGPKEMTLDEWKAMQDKERAKVEFNIRKANEGADWKKGYVLHKSKSDERPAGTLIDTPEIEPEPVVYQKVPADDPTGEHHFRKPANDITSQLEINFGDLGRPGRGRGGPRGGRGGRGGGGAAGGGGGGGGGSSGGGANRPTRGGRPDKPSGVSVPNVDDPEAFPALA
- the serbp1a gene encoding SERPINE1 mRNA binding protein 1a isoform X1, encoding MPGHLQEGFGCVVTNRFDQLFDDESDPFEVLKEAEKKKDGAAPSAAKTAAQAAKQPKKESQKDRKNPLLDKKEETQPQVPLKKEGIRRVGRRPDQQTPQQGQPGSQQQGGPGEGRPSDRRPDRRPPRERRFDKPSDEKPEGGEFSVEKSAGDRPMRGRGGGRGGRGGRGRGMGRGDGFDSRGKREFDRHSGSDRSSLKPEEKRGGSGSHNWGTVKDELSELDQSNVTEETAEGEEAPPADSENKENEVEEVKEEGPKEMTLDEWKAMQDKERAKVEFNIRKANEGADWKKGYVLHKSKSDERPAGTLIDTPEIEPEPVVYQKVPADDPTGEHHFRKPANDITSQLEINFGDLGRPGRGRGGPRGGRGGRGGGGAAGGGGGGGGGSSGGGANRPTRGGRPDKPSGVSVPNVDDPEAFPALA